The DNA sequence GGGTGTCAGCGAGGGGTCGAGGTGATGAAACCAGCGGGGTGGCCCCCAAGCTGAGTTTTACAGCCAGTGCTGATGTCACGAGCAGCCTAGCACGGCACAAGCTTCCGGAGCGATGCTGAGCTTCGCCTTGCCCTGGCACGGCAGCTCCCTCCCCAAACCACGGACACGTGGTTTGTGTCAGCGAGCCGcgctgtgattttttttttggggggggggtgggtgtgtgctAAGACTTGGTGCTAAATTGCTTTCTTTGGCTTGAATTCAGGGGCATGAACACGGAGTGTGTTTCCCACTCTTCCAGTAAGTGCTATAAGTAAATGCCTTTATTGCATGGCTTCAGAACAGAGTGCTCGCCTCGTAACGCTGCAGCCCCTCTGATCAAAGAGCGGAGGTGTAAGCCTAATAACACGCTACCGCTGGTAACTAACGGCAGAGCAGAACCACCCAACCTAGGTGTTATTTATGAGGATTGTTTGGGCCAACCCCTGCATGGGACAAGTTCATCTGACACAGGACGTGCCTGTGACGGTTTGGATCTGGCTCGGTGGTGCTGTCAAAGCAGAGCGCTCCAGCCCAGTGCATTACAGGAGATTTTCCCCACTGGAGAACTGCTTCGGGATGAGGTTTCACGATGGGACCGTAACTCACTCGATGAACGTTCAGGATCTTGACGTGCCAGAGGGTTGGCCCAGCAATCACCTAACCCGCTATATATTCCCGTGGCACTCCCCTGTAGCTGGAATATGTGTTTTGGGGGCGTTTTAGGTGCTGAGTGTTAAGGTTGATCTCGCTGAAGACTTGTCTGCATTCCACCATGTGTTAGCACTTTGCGAAATGTTTCTCTGTAAGGCAAGACTAAAATGAAGCCACTCTTTCCACCCTGCAGGCTGAACTGGAAATCCAGAGCGATGTTGTGGAACCAGGACAAAAAGTAGTTATCGTGGATGACTTGCTTGCAACCGGAGGTGAGAGAAGCAGACGGTGTTAGAGCACGCGTAACCCACGCGCACGTGCgttggcagcagcaggagcggCCGTGGGGTTTGGAGCTTACCTCGGCACCGCTCTTCGAGTGACGATGTTTCTGCTCAACCCCTGTGTCGTGCAGGTACCATGTGGGCAGCCTGCGAGCTGATGAAGAGGCTGAAGGCTGAAGTTCTGGAATGCCTGGTGATCATAGAGTTAAAACTCCTGAAAGGGTCAGAGAAGCTCAAGTCCATCCCTTTCTACTCTCTGCTGCAGTATGACTGAGGAGGGAACGCACGCCCTGAGCTGTGCACAAGTTTGGGGCTTTAATCAGTGACTCTTCATGTCACaagggggtgggcagggggggaaCCTACAATTTTGATCCTGGCCAGATGCTATACAATCATGAGtcctatttattttccaagccACAGAGTAAGGTGCGTTGAGTGTAAAGATCCTTTTGGGAAGAAGGAACAGCCTGATTGTTTTGGGGGATGGAGACTAAGGTGCGCTTTcactgaatatttctttttttaggagACCAAAGTGAAACTATTGCTGCTGAGGCAGGAGAGGTCTGATAGCTCAGGGGCCCAACACTCCCCTTCAATTTAGCCGTGCCTGGTCAGCCTCCTAGGAACCCATCAACAGTTtgccacagaaacacagaagacaggCACAAAGTGATTATTTGTCTAAGGGATAAATCCCTCTGCATTTGAGGATGGGCTGGTTGCTCTCACCAGGAGCAGGTTGTTCTTACGTTGAGGTGGTGCTTGGTAAGGAGAATGAAGtgcctgcccagccctgtgTTCTGCAATCAGAGGCAGCCACTGCCCAGGCAACAGAGTTTGCTGGTGTAGATGAGCTCAAACACAGCTCACAGCTGGGTCTCCTTCCCTTGAGACTGCAGGAAGCTGAAGGTCTCTGGTGAAGGaagctgcctgccttcccttGGTCCAGGGTAGTTCTTAGCAGCGGGTTTTGCAAAACAAGGAGCCGTGCCCATCGTGAGAAGTAGCACGCAGCTGGGCGACAGGCAGCGAGGAAGGGAGCCGTGCCCATGCTCAGGGCTGTTCCCTCCGCGGTGTTCTCCTTGGTATCAGGATGGTGCACGGGCTCCAAACCAGCATCCTCCTTTCTCGTTGGTATGTTTGGTGTCAGGTACGGCcccaggaaagaaagaaaaggtgttCTGCTTGCAGCCGAGCTCCAGCAGTCTCACTTGGGTTGTGTGATGGATGCAGTGGGGTTCAGAGGCGCTCCCTACAGCACGGTTCAGTTTGGTCACAGGAGTAGCTAAAACCCAGTGTGCCAACTTTTACATGCCTGAAAACATGAGGGACTGTGTCCTAGCAGGGGCTGAACTCACTGGCAAAATAAATCTcgacttatttttattttttctaaccTGTCTCAGAGCTGTTCTTGCAGTAGCTGAGGCCGTTCGTTACCCTTGTGAGCGTGTTCCTCCAAACCCAGGCTGTCAGTGGAGAGCGAGGCCGTGGCGTGAGCTCCCCCTTGCCACCCCAAATGCTTGGGAGGAAGATGCTTCCCAGGACTGACCATGCAGGTAGCTTTTCCTGCATGCCTGGCACCAAGCCCTGGCTGGAGCGGGGGGACACAGGCTGGTCCTTCTGGGTCGCAGTGGAAATACCCAGTGCCGGCGGGAGCGTAGACCAAGCCCCTGCAGCTCAGCTCACCTTCCCCAGCCAGCGCGTGGGGATGCCGCACACCCCGCCCTTACACTTGTACGGGTTATTACGGCTATTTTTATCACCGTTTCCTGAAAAGCCACTTCAGTGTTGCTCAGTTTGAGCTGAGAAACACCATTCCTCCGGGAGAAACCTACCCCAGGGCTCTTGTCTTCGCAGCCAGCCCCTGCGCGGAGCCAAGGGAGGCTGCATACTTGGCACGAGGAGAGGGTCCCTGCTGCGAGGtagagaagggaaaaattagTTCCACCCCAAAGAGCCGTGGAAAGCAGCTGTGTGACTGTGGAAGCGAGCGTAAGCCCTGCCGGTGCCAGAGCTGGCTGTGTGCGGGGCCAAGGGGTGACATCAGGGAACCCGGGGACCGTGCCTTCACCTTGGCTGGGCTGCAAGCAACCGTTGATGTAATTGCTCGTGGAGACCAGGCAAGGTTTTTGTCCCAAGCAGCAGAACAGGAGCTCACTGTGAGCTCCCCTGGGGCATGCATGTGCCTGCCAGGCTGCCGAAACCAGCTCCTCTCCGCTGCAGCGTGGTCCGTTCAGCCCTAACCCAGCCTGGAGCCCGAGCCCAGCCTCGCACCCCAGCGCTGTGCATCCCTCCGGTTTAAACCCTCCTCCCTGGAAACAGGGCTTCCTCCTGCCAGCAGTGCCGGCCAGCTGGCCTGCACGACAGCAAAGGGGgtcctggaggaggaggaggagggcagcctgcctgctcctgccatcACCCATGCTGCCGACCCCCCCCCGGAGAGCAGCGCTTCAGGTGGGGAAGCTTCCCTGGACCAGCATGGCCCCTCCCGCAGAGGGATGAAGGACAGACACCTCTCTGTGTGAGTCCTTGCTGCCTCATACCGAAACCAGCCGAGTTTGGCTCGGAGAGCGGCGCGAGGCGTGCCTGACGCAGcgctgggcaggggcagctcccacctcctcccctcgCACCCACGCTGCCCGTCCTGCAGCAAGTGCTGACCTGACCTGGGCGCAGGGCCAGGCTGGCACTTCTGCAGCCATCAGCATCCTCTTTGTCCCTCTTCCCGAGCCACTTCGGCCGCGGGGCCTGAGCTTTCcccctggggaaaaaagccccccctgcgcccacccccagccctgcctgctcccgtCCCGGTGGGAGCTGCTCCGCAGTCCCTATTTACAAAAGCTGCATTCAGTTCCCTGCAAACCCACGCTCACTTTTTCCAGTAAGTCTTTCTCCAGGAGCTGGATGACGACCCAGCCCTTCCCTGCGTGTGCCGGCCGGCGCCAATTGCCATGGAGAACCGCGGTGCTAACGCGGCACAGACAGGCAGCTCACGGAGGAAGAGCGCTGGGTTAACACAAGTCagctatatttaaaacatttaatacaAATATGTTTTGACAAGTCCTGTAGTTGTTTCCAGCGAGCActggaaatgcattttccctcccttaaaaacagaacaaggcCCAGAACTCCAAAAACATCAATTTGTGAGGACTTCTCTCAGTCCTTCCTGCCTGTCACCCTCTCACCCTGCCCCGTCCTGCCTCCGCCCTACCAGGGCCCAGTTAATGGAAGAAGCCTCCTGCCTCAAACCCTCGGGAAGACGCCTCCTGCCTCAAACCCTCCAGGAGAAGCCTCCTGCCTCAAACCCTCCAGAACCCAGCAAAGCCAAGAAGAGGTTAGCAGCTCCTCTTCCCCGCTTGCATCATCACCCCAGGACCCAGGACTGCCTGCCTTCAGCTCAAGGGTTAGGGGAACCTCGGTCCTCATGGACCCTGGCAGAGGAATTAGTTAAATTAATGGAGTTTGCTCTTCCTCAGACAGCCCTGAGGATGAGCCTCCCGTCAGCCCGCACCAGTCCCCAGAGCACGGTCGGGATTTGCTACGTTTAGAGGAGATTGCACGGGGGAAGCCTCGTCCCTCGAGGGGCTCAGAGGGCTTCTGCCTCCTTCGCCGCCTTGGTGAGCCTCTCGGTGATGAGGCCGAGGTCCTTCCCCTTGTCCAGTTTGATGTAGGTGTCCGTCCTGATGGCGTGGATCCCCACCCAGTCGGGCAGCAGCTCTGCGAAGAGGCGCAAGTGTTTCTCCATCTCCCCTGCAAAAAGTAACGGCGGCCGCTGGGTCAGAGCTCggctccccagccccttcctcctgcaAGGAGACCCCTCTCCTCGCTTTCCTACCTGGAGGCATCTGTGAGTCGTAGCTGTCAGTCATACGGGCACAAGCCACGTCCAGGGGCAGCGCCTGCTTCTTCTCGGCCACGAAGACGTTGCGCAGGATGCGGGCCATGGCCGGCAGCCGTCCCAGCATGGCGAGCCGCTCCTCCTGCCGCGGGTCCCGCGTCATCAGCGCCTGCAGCTTCTGCGCCTCCTTCGCCCGGATCTTGGGGAGCGGAGAAGATGGGGTGAGACACAGGCAGGTCCCCCCTGCCCGGCACCGGCGTTACGGCCGGGACCAAATTACTCACCCTCTCGAGCAGCGTCTGGGACACCCCTTTCAGAGCACTGGAGGTGCTGGCAGGGGACGGTGCTTTGGAAACCACCGGTTCCCCCGCACCAGCTTCAGCGGTTCTTAAGGCCAGGTTGGCAAGAGCTTTTTCCATCTGCTCATGtggaagagggaggaggagttgGGTTACCGCTGGGAGCCGCTCGCGCCGGAGGAAGGAAAAGTTTCCCCTCCGCCGCCCCCACCCTGCGGATCCGACCCCTGGACGGAGGGCAGCTCGGGGTGCTtcacctcctctcccagccccaaaGTCAGGACCGACGGCTCCTCTAGCCTGAAACCAGTCCTACAGCACGCCCTGCTGCGCTAACCGCCAGGCTTGCCTTCCCACCTGCCGACATCTTACACTGCGGCTCTCAAACGACCCTTCCCGAGCCCGATCCGGTAACATCTTCCCAGAGAGACAGCTGGTTTGAGGTCTGCCAGCCGCAGATAGAGCCAGACCCCGGTTCCAACTCACCTTGGGGGTCAGCATCCCCCGAGCCGTGCTCAGCACCTCCTGTGCCGTGGTGAGCCTGTCCTCCTGGGGCGGCCGCGGCAGCTCCGCCGGGCTGATGTCCGGCACCTCGTCCACGTTGAAGCGGGGATGCCAGCGGGTCAGCTTCTCCTCCGGCACCACTATAGGAGGGCTGAGGGCGGCCAGGAATGCCTAGAGAGGGACAAGAGCTGTGTCACGGCATGGGGGAGCCGGCCGTTGCCCCACGCTCCCAGCATGGCTTGGAGGAAATTCACAGCCAGGAGAGATTCCAGCTGCCATCTTCCCCACCCACACCTGCCACGAGCATCCCACAGGAACCAGCGATGTCCTTCAGCCCGGATGCCAGCCCACTCCTTCCACCCGCTTCTCTAGGTAGCGACCGGAGCAACCGCAGACCCCCGAAGCGGAGGGTGCCGGGGGGGGCCTCACCTTGTGGTGCTGCTTGACGATGTTCACCAGGTTGCGGTTGAATTCTTTCCTGCGCTCCAGCAAGCGCGATGCCGACAAGTGCGGGCGGCcatctgctttctcctctgcaagGGGAGACACGAGCATCACCCGTGGCATCTCGGCAAAGTGCGGCAACACCGTGACGGGGCCCAGCGTAGAGGAAGGACAGGATCAGCCTCGGGGCTGAGTTGCTGCCAGAATCGCTGCCCATCATCCTCCCACTCGCCCCAAAAGTGTTTTTCCACTTCCAACACACTCAGACCTTTATGTATCGGATGATTATCTCACGGACCAAGCAAAGAACATCCCTTGGGGTTCAGGGATTCCCAGCCAGGACCGAGCGTGCCCCAGCTCTCAGGGTTCCCCGAGCCACACGTACCTTCCCCCAGCACCGGCTCCAGCGTGAGCTGGTAGTCAGACTTCTTCGCGCCATTGCCGAAGGTGGGGATGTTCTTCTCCTGGCGCAGCCTGTACGAGGTGGGGTATACCGCCTTGATCTGCCCCATGTGCCGCTCCTCAAACTGCCTGCAACAGCATCCGGGGAGGTTGGGAACCCCAAGGGCTGACACCAAGGAACCAGCCCCAACAGCTTCAGCTGGGACCCCAAAATGGGCTCAGCAAGACCGGCACGGGCTGCCCGCCGGCACCGCCACCGACTTACTTGCGCATCATGTCCTGCACCCCCTGCTTGACCTTCGCGAAGGTGATGGTCTCGGAGCGGTTGAAGAGCATCCCAGCGATGGTGTCCACGCTGCGGAACATCTCCGCCAGCACCTTGAACTTGTAGGGCAGCGTGAGCCCCGGGGGCAGGTCCTGCGCGAGGGTGTGGAACCGCTGGTACGCGGGGGGCTTCtcgctgctggggaaggagagaggtgaGGGTCCCCCCCGCACAGCAGGCACCGGACTGACACCAGCCAGGACGGGGGTCCCACCGCCAAAAGGTGCTGACCTCAAAGCCGAGGAGCTGCGTGCCCACCCCGGTTAGGGGacacccttctcctcccccatcCTTACACTctgctctgagcaacctgtgctGGTACCTGGGTCACGTCACCCACCCTCCGTGTCCTGGGGGTGCGGATGCCCCAACATTCATGGCAGGGTCAGGGTGGCTTGGACCACGCTCGAGTGCTTCAGAGAAGCCCTCTGCATGCAGCAGGGCCAGCCAGCGCTCCCGCAGAGCCCCCACACCCCCCTCACAGGGGCGGGAAGACCCCCTGCACGCCTGCTGcaaggctgagcagcagcagagggctACGGCAGTCACCAGGACACCCCGATTTCCCACCAAATCTGGGGGTGCATCCCCAAAGCTGCTCCTCACCCGGCCTCTGCCACAGGAGCTGCTGTCCCGGTGTTCTCGGACGGCTGCGCTCCCGGTGCGGCTCCGCTTCCCGCTTTTTTCTCACGGATCCGCAGCTCCAGTTGCCGCACTCGCTCCAGACGGCTCCGCAGGTCGGTCCCGGTCCCGGCGGGGACGGGTGGCAgctgtgccagctctgccagcgcCTTCACCCTCCGCAGGCGGCACCGCAGCCCGGCCAGGTCCtcctgggtggggagggggcacacGGTCAGAGCAGGGCTTGCACGGCAGCAACGCACACAGACAACGGGAGCAGAAAGGCGGGTTCATCCCGTACCCGCTGCAGGTGCCTGGTTGTCCCcgggggggctgtgccgggctgtgtccccccatcctgcccccgGACGGGGGAGCGGGTGGTGCTGGCGGGGGGATCCGTTGCCCGGTTCAGCGAGGGCAGCGTCTGGGGATGAACGGTGGCCGGAGACGAGGGGCTGGCGGCCTGCGAGAGAGCGGAGGAGTGTTAGAGGCTGCCCGGGGGTGTGcagggggacccccccccccaacggCCTTGCACTGGGCCGGGGGACAAGCCCTGCAGGGGGGTGTCTGCATCAGAAGGGGGGGACAAGtcaggggagggggagggggggtctgcgctgggggaggggtctgcgctgggggaggggggctgcgctgggggaaggggggctgcgctgggggaagggggggctgcgctgggggaagggggggctgcgctgggggaagggggggctgCTCCGCAGCCAGTGCCCCGGTTttacaccacccccccccagccccatttCAGGGCCGCAGCCCGGGGGAAGCGGCACATCCCCgaccccagcagctcccccctACCGCGGCCGGCGGTCCCGGCTCCACGTCCCGGTGCAGCTCCAGCCTCTTCCGCGCTGACTTCCCGCTCGGttccccgggccgggccccggcCGGCGGCTCCGCTTCTATCTCACGGTGGCTCCGCTTCCTGCCCGCCAACCCCCGCACCACCGGGGAGCCACCGCGGGCCGGAGTGCGCGGCGAATCGGGCAACGGCGGCGGGTGGGCGCTGAGCCCCGCCGGGACAccgtcctcctcctccgcctcccgGCGCACCGGGGACCCGGTAAGGGCGGCCTTCAgccggccgccgccgcgctTGGCCAGAGCCCCGGTAGCCGCCTTCGTGCGGCCGAAGAAGTCGGTGAGGCGGAGCTGGGCCATGGCGGTAGCGAACCCGGTCGCGATCCCGGTATCGGTCCCGACACAGCGACACGTGCAAGCGCTACCGCGCGCGGCAAAGTCTCGGCTCTTGGCGGGAACCCGCGCGGCCGCAGCTCCGCCCACCGGGGGCGGGGACGGGTCACGTGGGGCGGAATTGGCGCCACCGGCCTCTTAAAGGCGCCGCGCCTCCCTCGAGCGGGGCTTGGCGTGGGGTCGGGCCCGTTCCGGGGGCGGCCTCCGACCGTGCCCGGTGCCGCAGCGCCCGGTTCGGGGGACCGGTTGGTGCAGCGTGTGGCCCTGCCCGCTGCGGGGGTGGGGGCTGCCCGGCCCGTGGCggtgcgggggggggctgggggacccggagcaggggaagagcggGGCAAACAGCACCCGAAATGGCGCTGGCCCTCACCAGCCCCTGGGCTGGCGGTCACCCCTCTTATCTGCTCTCCCCAGCACGCTTGGGGCCGGCAAGCTGCTTGTTGCCAACTGGCGTGGGGCCGAGCCCCGCTCAGCTCGAGAGCTCTGCGATGGCCGCGGGGTCCCTCGAGGGATGGATGCTGCCACTCCTGCCTTCCCCCGCATCCGCGATGCCGGGCAGCGGCCAGTGCTCCGACTCCGGACAGTTGCGGGAACGAGGAGCTCCAGAGGCACCCATAGCACCCGCTGCCCCGGCATCCCCCTGCCCCGCAGCGTGGCCGTGCGCTAATGGCGCTGCCCGGACGTGGGAGAAGCTTGCTTGCCCATAAAACGCCACGCCGGGCACTCAGGCCGTGCCCGCAGCACATTACGGGGCCGTGCCGGTCTCCAGCATCTCTCTTAAAGCCTGAGCGAGGCCGGCAAAGTGGAGCGGGGCCACTCAGGGCCGGATTCGGCCGCGCAAGGCAGGACTCTGGGGTGCCGTTCCCCGTGCCCATTTACTTCCGCAGCCTCCGTTCCCAGCCGGCTGGCAGCTGCGGTGCGGAGGGTGCTCAGGGCTGGGAGCGAGGTGCCGGTGTGGGTGCCGTGCACCACCCTTTCCTGGATCCACTCTGGGCGGGGGGATGCAGCCCGTGGCTCACGGACGTAGTGTTAATGCGGAGCCTCGTGGCTCGGCGTTCACAAGCGTTTTATTACTGCGAGTGAATTCCTCCGGGTCCTGGTGACGAGGATCGATGCCGCCGGGCAGAGGGGCCAAGTCCCTGCTCTGAGGATGCTCGGAGGCAGTTTGGGTGCCCACAGCCCATCCCGGCTCCCTCGAGGGGCTGTGCTCCCCTGGACACGTGTGTTTGGGGGCCTTCGGGCCCATCCTGCCCGCAGTTTGGGGGCTGTGGCGCGGGCGGTGGTGTCCGGGTGGttgcagcttctgcagcacaTCTGGGgcctgggcagggggaagagcCCCGGGGGTGCTGGAGGGAGCCCGTGGAAGAGAGCAGAGCCCACCGAGGGGGGGAACAGGTCAGCAGCGTGCCAGCCCAATGCCAGTTTATTACGTGTGTTCGGAAAACAAATGCCGGGAAGCCAAAGAATGTGGAGAATTTCACGGGCCGATGCTTCCTGCTAGGGGCCGGGGGTTACCAGCACTGCCCGGGGGGCTGCCCGCTGCCGCCAGCGATGCTGCCCTGACCTCCGGCTGCGCCCAGCGCCTGCCCACCTTAGCTCAGGCTGCGGTGGGGAGCGTGGCACCCACCTCCTGGGGTGCACGACCCGGCACCCAGCCCCGCCATGGAGGCACACATCTCCCTGGGGCATGTGGTTGTGCACCCAGCTCCCCCCGTCCGGGCACCCAACTTCACGGGTGCGTGGCCGTGCATTTGACTCCCCAGGGTGCGCAGTgtgcacccagctctgggggttTGGGACCGTGCACCCAGCTCCGGGGACACAGCACCCAGCTCCCAGGGGTGCACGGCTGCTCCTGGGGGAGTGGGCCCGAGCGTCCCGCTCCCGTGCGGCCCGATGGCTGCGTGCATCCGCTCTCTGCCCCGGCCGCAGGCACGACCGAGCCCCGGGCCGAGCACTCAGCTTCAATTAGCTCcggcctctttttttttttttaaggaaacaaacaggaaacacatcagcttttattttaatttttttttttttgacagttttggtttcccccccccccgccgcaaATACCCTTGCTGCCGCCGGCGGGAACCGGAGCGCTGCGGGATCCGTGCTCGCCCCCTCCTCTCCGCGGCCGCCCCCGCTGCCGTCGGGGCTGAGACCGGCCAACTCGTCGCAGCGGTGGCTCGGTTGCAGTGCCGGCGGGCGGCGCTaggcggggcgggccggggcttACCGAGCCgtgggggagcagagcagagccgTGCCGggccgagccgtgccgtgccgtacCGGGCCAGCCCGCCgaggggggcgggcggcgccgcTTATAAAGGCagcgggagcggggcgggggaaAGCGTGTCCGTTCGCTGCGCTCCGGGACCGGCCAGCGGGGCCTGCccagccccggcggggcggaacggctcggctcggctcggcggGGCATGGCCCGGCCCGCGGCCGCCTGAAGGGATGGAGCGGCGGGCGCTGTGCGCCGGGCTgtactggctgctgctgccgctcgCCCTGCTCGCCGGTGAGTGCGGCcgcaccggggggggggtctggggtcgggggaggggggggggtgctcTCTGTGGCGTCCCgtgtccccctccccacgcGTGACTCGGGTCGCGGTGCTTTTCCCCACGCCGGGAGGAGCCGCTGGCGGCCCCGGGGGAGGTGGGTGGGTGGCGTGggggtccccccccagccccatggggGATCACCCTgcacggccccccccccccccccccccgccccacgcgGGACCGAGTCTGCTCTCGGGAAACACTGCGACTTCTCCGGCCCGGGTGTGGGGCAGCGCCCTGGGTGTGCGTGTGTCGTACCCCCCCCCACGGGCACAGCCAGCGGGCACCGGCCAAACCCGCCCCCGCTCGGACACCGCTGTGGCACCCCCCACTCGCTCCTCTGCCTCTTGCAAGGTGGGGGGCAAAGAGGGTGCCGGGACGGGGCAGCTGGGATGGgcgatgctgggggggggtgtgggggggtgcaGCCGGCACCCATCCTGCTCCGTGCCTGGGTGCTGTCCGGTGCCGTGGCAGGGAGCCGGGCACCCACCTCAGGTGCTGGAAGCTCTGCAGGGCCGCGGCTCCCAAAGCTGCTCCCAGCCCGTTTTAAGCAGCGCTGGCCTTTGAAGGCAGATGCGCCACCCACCGAGGCAACCGTCTGGCTACCGGCCTGGAAAATACCCGTGTCCTGGGACGCGCGGAACAAGAATTGGCTCTTTGAACCCCGGCTGCTCGGGGGAGCGTGTTCGGGGACTCTCCGTTTACCTTTACATAGACGCAAAGGAAAAACCTCTCCATAAACAGGATTGTTCAACGAGGTCCTTGTGGCCGGGCACGGGCGGCGTCTGGCCACCGTCGCCGGGCTCACGCCGCGCGTGCCGGGGGGTCCGCAGCCTGGGGAAGCAGcgatgtgatttttttttttttggggtggcGTCACCCAGAGAGGTGACGTCCAGCCGGGCAGCCCCTCATCCCGGCTGCGTTTCAGGGAGCCGGGTTGGGGTGTGCGGTGCTGGCCATGCCGCCGGCACGGGGCGAGCCTCGCTGGCAGAGGAAGTCGGTGACTGTTGAAAAAGCTTCTCTTTATTTGCTCTGGTTTGCTCGAGGAGTGACTCAGTGCATCGCGCAGGATGTGAGGAGGTTAATTATAACCCTGCCTACGAACGGGGCCGGGAAGGGAAGGTGCCCGGGCGCCACTTGCACAAGCCCTCCCCGGCCGGTGCGGTGGCAGCCGCCGCTCCAGGGCGCGGGAGCTGCCGGGCGCATCCCATGGGTGCACAGGGCGACACGTGGCCTCTGGGCGCGGCTTCGCGCATGGGGCCCTCGTGTCCCGATTATGCTGATTTGACCCCAAATCGTGCTGGGCTCGCTTGCCTGTTCCCCCCCCTGCTCCGGCACAGGACGTTGTGCCGGGGTCCTGCCGTCTCGTGGGGCCGGTGGCGTTGGCGTTCCCCCTCCGGGTGAGCTCAGAGGCGGCTTGTTTAAATTTGGGGCCCTGCTTGGGCGGGGGCTGTCCTGGGGGagcagctccctcctgctccgGCCGCTCGTCAAAATAGCCGTGCGGGTGACTCAGCAGGGTCCGGGCGGGCTGGGGCCTCGCGCACGACCaagggggaaactgaggcacggggggGATGTGTCTCGTCCCACTGCACCTGAGGGGGGGGGTAGGAAGAGCCCCAGAGCACGACCCGCCTGCGGCCCTTCCTTCCCGGCAATTAGGCTCTTCCCAAACGTCCGGAGGATGTGTGCTCGTGGCTCCCGGCCAGCTCGGGGAGGGTGGAGGCGCAGGAGCTGGGCCCCACGGCATGGCTCGGGGCAGCCCCCCGCTTCCCACAGGCCGGCACAGGCACGGACCCCTACGGTGCGGCTCCCAGCCGTGCCACGGGCCGTGTCCCCACCCGGCGCAGGGAGACGGTGGGGATGCCGGGGTGCACGGAGCTGGCGGGGGGCACAGCCTGCCGTGCCTTCCCACGCGTGTGGGGACCAGGCAGGTCTGTGGCGGGACCCCGGGGCTGGGTGATGCTCCTGGCTGTGCCGGCTCCCCGCTCCAGTGCGGCTCCGCGGTGCTTGGGTAGAAGCGATGGGTGAGGGCGGCAgcccccctccctggggctgcagtCTCCCCCAAACCGAGGAGCCTGACCTGGGGTGAGGTGAGGACACAGCCCCTCCTGGCTGAGCCCCCCTGCCCGGCCAGGAGGtgatggggtgctggggagggggtccCAGCCAgtcctgggtgctgcaggggggCTGTTGCCCAG is a window from the Balearica regulorum gibbericeps isolate bBalReg1 chromosome 13, bBalReg1.pri, whole genome shotgun sequence genome containing:
- the CDT1 gene encoding DNA replication factor Cdt1 isoform X1, producing MAQLRLTDFFGRTKAATGALAKRGGGRLKAALTGSPVRREAEEEDGVPAGLSAHPPPLPDSPRTPARGGSPVVRGLAGRKRSHREIEAEPPAGARPGEPSGKSARKRLELHRDVEPGPPAAAASPSSPATVHPQTLPSLNRATDPPASTTRSPVRGQDGGTQPGTAPPGTTRHLQREDLAGLRCRLRRVKALAELAQLPPVPAGTGTDLRSRLERVRQLELRIREKKAGSGAAPGAQPSENTGTAAPVAEAGSEKPPAYQRFHTLAQDLPPGLTLPYKFKVLAEMFRSVDTIAGMLFNRSETITFAKVKQGVQDMMRKQFEERHMGQIKAVYPTSYRLRQEKNIPTFGNGAKKSDYQLTLEPVLGEEEKADGRPHLSASRLLERRKEFNRNLVNIVKQHHKAFLAALSPPIVVPEEKLTRWHPRFNVDEVPDISPAELPRPPQEDRLTTAQEVLSTARGMLTPKMEKALANLALRTAEAGAGEPVVSKAPSPASTSSALKGVSQTLLERIRAKEAQKLQALMTRDPRQEERLAMLGRLPAMARILRNVFVAEKKQALPLDVACARMTDSYDSQMPPGEMEKHLRLFAELLPDWVGIHAIRTDTYIKLDKGKDLGLITERLTKAAKEAEAL
- the CDT1 gene encoding DNA replication factor Cdt1 isoform X2, coding for MAQLRLTDFFGRTKAATGALAKRGGGRLKAALTGSPVRREAEEEDGVPAGLSAHPPPLPDSPRTPARGGSPVVRGLAGRKRSHREIEAEPPAGARPGEPSGKSARKRLELHRDVEPGPPAAAASPSSPATVHPQTLPSLNRATDPPASTTRSPVRGQDGGTQPGTAPPGTTRHLQREDLAGLRCRLRRVKALAELAQLPPVPAGTGTDLRSRLERVRQLELRIREKKAGSGAAPGAQPSENTGTAAPVAEAGEKPPAYQRFHTLAQDLPPGLTLPYKFKVLAEMFRSVDTIAGMLFNRSETITFAKVKQGVQDMMRKQFEERHMGQIKAVYPTSYRLRQEKNIPTFGNGAKKSDYQLTLEPVLGEEEKADGRPHLSASRLLERRKEFNRNLVNIVKQHHKAFLAALSPPIVVPEEKLTRWHPRFNVDEVPDISPAELPRPPQEDRLTTAQEVLSTARGMLTPKMEKALANLALRTAEAGAGEPVVSKAPSPASTSSALKGVSQTLLERIRAKEAQKLQALMTRDPRQEERLAMLGRLPAMARILRNVFVAEKKQALPLDVACARMTDSYDSQMPPGEMEKHLRLFAELLPDWVGIHAIRTDTYIKLDKGKDLGLITERLTKAAKEAEAL